A genomic window from Sparus aurata chromosome 14, fSpaAur1.1, whole genome shotgun sequence includes:
- the LOC115595863 gene encoding ras-related protein Rab-19 codes for MQTPGPEHDDSFDFLFKIILIGDSNVGKTCVVQNFKSGVFSEKQQNTIGVDFSVRTVDIEGKKVKMQVWDTAGQERFRTITQSYYRSAHGAIIAYDITRRSTFDSVTHWIKEVELYGATNVVLVLIGNKSDLEQERQVQFEEACNLSKDRGILAALETSAKESQNVEEAFMMMARELMARNGLSVQQGDSESNSTPRVLLRANSRPVNGIAGAYAPPEKKTCC; via the exons ATGCAGACCCCGGGACCCGAGCATGACGACTCTTTTGACTTCTTGTTCAAAATCATCCTGATCGGGGACTCAAACGTGGGGAAAACCTGCGTGGTTCAGAATTTCAAGTCAGGGGTTTTCTcagagaagcagcagaacaCCATCGGAGTGGACTTCAGCGTGCGGACCGTGGACATCGAGGGGAAGAAAGTAAAG ATGCAGGTGTGGGACACGGCAGGTCAAGAAAGGTTTCGCACCATCACCCAGAGCTACTACCGCAGCGCTCATGGCGCCATCATCGCCTACGACATCACAAGGCGCTCCACCTTTGACTCGGTGACCCACTGGATAAAGGAGGTGGAGCTCTACGGAGCGACTAATGTAGTGCTGGTTCTCATAG GTAACAAAAGTGACCTGGAGCAGGAACGTCAGGTCCAGTTTGAGGAGGCCTGCAACCTATCGAAAGATAGAGGCATACTAGCTGCTCTAGAAACATCTGCAAAG GAGAGTCAGAACGTGGAAGAAGCCTTTATGATGATGGCCAGAGAGCTGATGGCGCGCAACGGCCTCAGTGTCCAGCAGGGGGACTCGGAGAGCAACAGCACACCGCGGGTTCTGCTGCGGGCCAACTCTCGGCCGGTCAATGGCATCGCAGGCGCCTACGCTCCACCGGAGAAGAAGACATGTTGCTGA
- the pus7l gene encoding pseudouridylate synthase PUS7L produces the protein MRQDSDAVNVPACFISNHEGFLGSIKNLIRDFVVTEIDINGQRVNTAADTQTAACASSHQNNETRAEFEEDSHYLVSQDADDSADCGDDVTIPSPGSFDLSVILGQSVSDELEQFVLTLKDEKTTKQELSLGCFPDKHHRANVHRAVRHRFPFLMTVTIQPEIRVREDPDYRELSQLVTEDEAEDFFRFIDAKVRGSSYTFGPDDSKEHRTVVHHFLSRRFGKLVETKSFSDQGTTAISVRLREQGRPKKRTAEERKEEEVYTGFTLCKENLETLEAISYMAAALGVLPSDFTYAGIKDKRAITYQSMVVKKVSPQRLKEKTAEFEKRGMRLSQICSVGEPLRLGRLQGNHFDLVVRDLRPHGATDTNTNTHTRLAGLVQEAVENVEARGFVNYYGPQRFGSGQSAQSDRVGLALLKEDMVGAVRLFFTPDEGDDPQSHAKRHFLETDNAKESLALMPLSKARERLMLRALNRYGTGPDGCAQAWLSLPHSMRVFYPHAYCSRVWNEAVAHRLTTLGHRARRGDLVWRQEGQKKEEDTGETSLPEIHVVTDQEEQEGVYTLGQVLLPMLGNTVMYPENAMGTWFQERLARDGLDECRFRVGSLKLNLPGCYRPLLAFPRNLRYQLQRAACEEGGGEATGGSSSSRRGDRQLNGTTVGGKRDPLTLTLNFDLDSSCYATICLREIMKCDP, from the exons ATGAGGCAGGACAGTGATGCTGTGAACGTCCCCGCATGCTTCATCTCAAACCATGAAGGATTTCTTGGGAGCATCAAGAACTTAATCAGAGACTTTGTGGTGACTGAGATAGACATCAATGGACAGCGTGttaacacagctgcagacacacagacagcagcctGTGCCTCCtcacatcaaaacaatgaaaccaGAGCAGAATTTGAAGAGGACAGTCACTACTTGGTCTCACAGGATGCTGATGATTCAGCTGATTGTGGGGACGATGTTACCATACCTAGTCCAGGCAGTTTTGATCTAAGCGTGATTTTAGGCCAGTCGGTCAGCGACGAGCTCGAGCAGTTTGTGTTGACTCTCAAAGATGAGAAGACGACCAAGCAGGAGCTCTCTCTGGGATGCTTCCCCGACAAGCACCACCGAGCAAATGTCCACCGGGCCGTCAGACACCGTTTCCCCTTCCTCATGACCGTCACCATTCAGCCTGAGATCAGGGTGAGGGAAGACCCTGACTACAGGGAGCTCTCCCAGCTGGTCACAGAGGACGAGGCGGAGGACTTTTTCAGGTTCATAGACGCAAAAGTGCGAGGCTCGTCCTACACATTCGGCCCTGATGACAGCAAGGAGCACAGGACGGTGGTCCACCACTTCTTGAGCCGAAGGTTTGGCAAACTGGTGGAGACAAAAAGCTTCAGCGACCAGGGGACGACTGCGATCTCGGTTAGACTGAGAGAGCAAGGGAGGCCGAAGAAGAGAACAGCAGAGGAacgcaaagaagaagaagtttacACCG GTTTCACTCTGTGTAAGGAGAACCTGGAGACTCTTGAGGCCATCAGCTACATGGCAGCAGCTCTCGGTGTCCTGCCATCAGATTTCACCTACGCTGGGATCAAGGATAAAAGAGCCATCACGTACCAGTCCATGGTGGTCAAGAAGGTCTCACCTCAACG GTTGAAAGAGAAGACTGCAGAGTTCGAGAAGAGAGGGATGCGTCTGTCGCAGATCTGCTCTGTCGGCGAGCCTCTCAGGCTTGGACGGCTGCAGGGGAACCACTTCGACCTGGTGGTCCGCGACCTGAGACCACACGGGGCCACTgacacaaacactaacacacacacacgcctggcAGGGCTGGTACAGGAAGCAGTCGAGAATGTCGAG GCCAGAGGTTTTGTAAACTACTACGGACCACAAAGGTTTGGGAGCGGGCAGAGCGCTCAGTCTGACCGCGTCGGGCTGGCTTTACTCAAAGAAGACATG GTGGGGGCCGTGCGTCTCTTCTTCACTCCAGATGAAGGCGATGATCCTCAGAGCCACGCAAAGAGACACTTCCTCGAAACAG ATAACGCCAAGGAGTCTCTGGCTCTGATGCCACTGTCCAAGGCCAGGGAGCGACTCATGCTCCGGGCCCTGAACCGCTATGGCACAGGTCCGGATGGTTGTGCCCAGGCGTGGCTCAGCCTGCCCCACAGCATGAGAGTCTTCTACCCACACGCCTACTGTAGCAG AGTGTGGAACGAGGCGGTGGCACACAGGCTGACGACTCTGGGCCATCGCGCAAGGCGAGGAGACCTGGTGTGGAGGCAGGAAGggcaaaagaaagaagaagacacCGGAGAAACCAGCTTACCTGAG ATCCATGTGGTGACCGACCAAGAGGAGCAAGAGGGAGTTTATACACTAGGACAG GTGTTGTTACCGATGCTGGGAAACACCGTGATGTATCCAGAAAACGCAATGGGGACTTGGTTCCAGGAGAGACTGGCTAGAGACGGACTGGACGAGTGTCGCTTCAGAGTCGGCAGCCTCAAGCTAAACCTGCCCGGCTGCtatcgccccctgctggccttTCCACGCAACCTCCGCTACCAGCTGCAGAGAGCAGCCtgcgaggagggaggaggagaggcgacgggaggcagcagcagcagcagaagaggcGACAGGCAGCTGAACGGCACAACAGTCGGAGGGAAGCGAGACCCGCTCACTCTCACCTTAAACTTCGACCTGGACTCCTCCTGCTATGCGACTATATGCCTCAGAGAGATCATGAAGTGTGACCCCTAG
- the LOC115595479 gene encoding tetraspanin-8-like → MMQRSAVIVVADKTSLKRPFIFANAVHMALCFFMLTMTVAWHRDLLQTGKLVSNVSVVIMYVMEIGCLLLSVLGVFGACTGKRWCLILYATGMAAASQTIIVRTALSYQDIYEKRVVREETKLLSMMPLSGTSKANRTLLYSIQQEFECCGLIEGYKDWGSSIPPSCNCQYPGKCIRLRGSATLGAPKNQYVYQEPCLPIYVSELKLAFSLAMGIQFGSGVFWVVLLVMSIKLMGQIKRKQEFMALLQSNRYVPGAF, encoded by the exons ATGATGCAGCGGAGCGCAGTGATCGTGGTGGCGGACAAGACGAGCCTGAAGAGGCCGTTTATCTTTGCAAATGCTGTTCATATG GCGCTGTGCTTCTTCATGTTGACGATGACTGTAGCCTGGCATCGAGACCTCCTACAAACCGGCAAA CTGGTGTCCAATGTTTCTGTTGTGATCATGTACGTCATGGAGAttggctgcctgctgctctcagTGCTCGGTGTGTTCGGAGCCTGTACAGGAAAGAGATGGTGTCTGATTCTG tatgcAACTGGGATGGCAGCCGCCAGTCAAACAATCATTGTGAGAACAGCACTAAGTTACCAGGATATTTATGAG AAACGTGTGGTCCGTGAAGAGACCAAGCTGCTGTCCATGATGCCACTTTCTGGAACCAGCAAAGCCAACAGGACGCTGCTGTACAGTATTCAACAAGAA TTTGAGTGCTGCGGTCTTATCGAAGGCTACAAAGACTGGggctcctccatccctccttcctgTAACTGTCAATATCCAGGAAAATGC ATTCGACTACGGGGCAGTGCCACACTCGGGGCTCCCAAGAACCAGTATGTTTATCAAGAG ccttgcCTACCAATTTATGTTTCTGAACTGAAGCTTGCATTCTCGCTGGCGATGGGTATACAGTTTGGAAGCGGAGTGTTTTGG GTGGTTTTACTCGTCATGAGCATCAAGCTGATGGGCCAGATAAAGAGGAAACAGGAGTTCATGGCCCTCCTCCAATCAAACAGATATGTTCCTGGTGCCTTCTAG